In the Populus trichocarpa isolate Nisqually-1 chromosome 1, P.trichocarpa_v4.1, whole genome shotgun sequence genome, aaatatgaatttaacttgataaaatattaaattagtattttattttaatgctctttaatattttaatatgttgaaattaaaataaaaaaatattttaattagtttttatataaaaaacacttttaaaaaatattttacatcaaaataataaacacaCATTTAATTTAGCTAGCTCAACAATAAATTTTCCATACTTTCTATATCgctttttcctaaaaaatatatgaatcaattatatattaataaatatttgtatttatctcATCAATTATATATTCTAGCATgatcaaaaattgaaatgttttaacaaattaataagATATACATAtagtacttttttaaaaaagttgatggCGAGATTCAAACATGAAGACAGATCTTAAGGTGAACAAGTGTTTTCGAGACAACCCAAACTAAATCATTTGAGAAATGTTTTCTTTGCTCATGTTTCTACTCTTACAGTATCTAATTGAAGCTGTTCTTCTTTTGTTCCATTCATTTAACGTATATTCATGGAGTGTCTGATATTTTGTCGGCTCGGAGGATTTTCTTCGTATCAGATTCAACCACCACGCAGCCTATTAACCTATAAAATAACCTCCACTCTCGATGAAGGTCCGGCAACTGgaaaaaattcaacatttaAGTGTGAATTGGGAATAGCTTGTGCAGAAGAAATCTGAAAATAATGCATAAAATTTCGAGACAACTTGGAATCTTATAGTGCTTCACTTCGGTAAATTACCCGAACACAATCGACTATGCTTCttgatgggatttttttttctgtaatgcTTTCCATCTCTACAGCAATCACTTTCAATTTTGGTGTTCTTCAAGGCTAGGTGACCAAAGGTAGCAACAAGTTTTGCATGCATGTTTAAAACAAAGCATGCATCAAATCCCTAACTCAATGGCAGATGATTCTAAGCTGGGCTTAATCGATCAACACTACAAGATATTGTAGAAGTCCtatctacaaaaaaaattatacaggtTCTGAAAAATACTGCCGCTTGGTAGAAAATATCAGAGAATCCATTCTATAGCTTAGCAAATGCATGATTTCAAGTGTATCGCATCATGCATATGAATGATTCGGATCAATCTCGTGCAAGCGCAGGTATAACGACGACTAGTGACCAGGTCAGGAGTAGGATTCCGCTAAGAAGCCCATCATCATTCAACTCAACACACAACAATCTTAATGTGTGGTGCACGACACCAAATATTctactaaaaattcaaatgacaGGTCTAGCTTGAAGTTTAATTTCCCATCATAAGTTGCAAATCcaaaatgaagtaaaataaGGTGAAAATAGATAACTgatgtgaaaagaaaattcaaataacaaaacTCTAGGCAGCCCCAGCTCCCTTGCCCTTCTTCCTCTGTATCTTCTTCATGTAAAACTCCAATTCTTTGCCCTCCAGGATGTATCTGTAACCAAAGGACATACATTATGATGAGATGAgaaattaaacttgaaacttaacAAACATTCTTTTGCGATGTCTTATACAAACCATATCTGACAGACTAAAAGAACAACAGAAGTAACATACCCATCAGCTCGCCCACACTGACCAGGACGTGATGAAATAGAAGCTAGCAAACGACCACTACCAAATTGTTCTTCGATATGCGGGTCAAGCTTGCGAGTCTGTTGTCTCTTCTCCAGCTTTCTCTGGACATGCTtgctcttcttctcctcctcaaCAGCAGCCTCACCATCCTATAAATCAATAGAGAAGTTTATGGACATTTCAAACTTAAATTACCAGCAAAACATACCAGTAGCATAAGTAATGCTCATACACTCAAAAGGCACAAAAGCATCAGATATAAATTTTCAGAATGagtgaaaaataattatcaaagcaGTTAAAATCTCCATATATGGACAATCGATTAACATTAAGCAGCATCACCTCTTCATGTTTCCAAATAGCATAAATATGATCCCTCTCACATTTATGTATTGAAGTGATAAGCActtgaaaaaatctaaaaccaacTCTAGACACCAAGCAAAAACTTGTTGAATTGCACACCAGATAAGAATCTCACATGAACAAAAGCTAGCCAATAGAAGTGGCAACTAACACATCAGCGTGGAAAAAACTTGCAATGGattaaaatctattaaaaactGCAAGTGGCGCGATTACCATTCCAAAATTTTGTTAAGTGACCAAACTAACCGTCTTGTAGTTTCTTTCTTTAcatttaaatttcatatattttaaacatcatattttttttgaaaagtcaatttcaatcaaataaaaatcattaatatgcTAAATAAGAATGAGTGAACTAATAACATCTTATAAAAATAGTATTTGTATGACGAGACattagttataaattaaatgaaaaaaagagtaaCACTCCATTTTGTAATAAATGtcaattcaaatgaaaaaaaaaattcattaaaaatgcCATGAatatacaattttaaatttagcatttaatttattttgtttagttctATGTTAGGAAGTCATTAGTTTTCATTTAgccaaaaacttcaatttatgaaaataaatagagGGTTAGTTTAGCCATTTCATAAGATCATGGAGTGAAAATAACAATGAGTGGGATTAGCACAGTGTTCCAGGTTTTAAAATCAACAGAGGAAAAATTAACTACCCATGCCCACAGCAATAGCAATACATGCGGCATTGCACGCAAAACAAAAAACCAGCATAGAAGAATACTATAAAATAGTATTAAAGGCAAAGATCCTACCTCTCCTTCCTTCTTGGCAGCTGGTGCGGTTTTCTTCTTGCGACCAATGTCCACACCATAGTGCTGGAGATACCACTGCTTGAAAGGTGCAGCATCAACCTGAACAATGGCACTCTTCACCAAAGTCTGAGTACGGACCAACTCATTGTTAGATGCATTGTACACCACATCAAGAATCCTGGTCTTTCGGGTCACAGCCTCACTCCCCCATGAGTAGTTTCCAGTATCAAGTCTCAGAGCACGCCACTTCACATTTCCTCCTCGAACCCGAATCCTCCTAACTGTCTTGTTGCTAGAGAGCTTAGTGCTTGCAGGTTGCCTTCCGAGCTCATACCTTCAAGAGGTAAACGACATGAATACAATTAGGtacaccaaaaaatataaatcaaccaACATCTTGCACAATTTGTAACTTTTACAAATTAAATCGGTCTGGAATTCATCATTTAAGCAGAACACATGCCTGCTTTTGACACAGAGGATACTAAAACTAGTGGATGCAACAACAAACCTTATCAAGCTTAaagctttatttttcaaaggaacccaccaggaaaaaaattaatattaaatgaactGCTTCCTTTCATTGAAGGGCCAGAACAGCAAAGTTCCTTTCTGATGACCAATAATTAATTACAACAGAGGATAcaaaattctcattttcttgACCAAACAAAAAGTGCAAaaagaaacaccagcaaggcgAGCTTGAGAAAAAGGGTCagagcatgtttgttttttaaaaaatttgctgATCCCAATTTTATATTAAGTGGAAAATttgttcaaaactttttttctgaACTCCCAATGTCCAAGataatagttttaaataaaaataaggatcgtGCTTCTCATACTTTAAGAGTACCGAATACAATGGGCTCTCAAAGCTTCTCTAATTTCTGTCATATGCAATGTTTGTagacctttttctttcttagatGACTTTTACCTAAGTAGTGGACAAACGGCTTCATACATAAAATATCAGGCAAACAAGATGCAAGACAGACTAGAAATAATCACCGGCAAGCGACTAGTTGACCCAAATCAGCGGGATTTCAACCCGCATGCACATCTAAGAAACAAAGTACAGAGCAAAAATTTCAAACACTTGGTGCACATTGATATAAGATCACCAAAAATTTTCCACGAATCAGAacggaaaaaaaatacttaaaaaaagtGCGGTTTTTGCTATAAAAGATAGTGTTAGAGAACGTCttactttctcttctttctccagGCTTTCTTCTTTCCTCCAGTCGCCCTCCTCTTGTGCATAGAATCACGAGAAATCCCTAATCAATCCGTGCAAAGTTTTGAATTATTAACATCTCCAAGTTGGAAAAAGAAGTATATGAGAAAAGAGATTAGTTACCCATTTTTGCAGAGATAAGATTTTGAGGTTTCTCTGCACAGAGCTGCTGGTGCTACGGTTTGAGACGAGACGACTGGAAGGGACTGAGGCTTTGCTCCTAGAATATAAAACCCTAGTTCGTTTAAATTACTAGCTTGCCCTCACGTTGCTCAATAAACGACAGCGTCTTGGGTTGTTAAGCTGtcaattacattaaaaatataaaattaatttaattttactttcatGATAaactaaagttaaaaatatttttttggcttaaaaatatattaaaataatattttttaaattatttaaaattattttttaaatatttatatctgAACTAttcaaaaaagttaaaaaaactaatttaaatcttaaaaaatctaaaaacagaTTGaaccataataataaatagagtctaaataaaaatataggtgCTAGAACTGTATAATAATACGATTCAACTACGTTAGGTGACAGTAGTTTGTATTCTCATGTTATACTGCGGTTTTACTATAAATTCCTTAAGCCTAGAAAAAAATGTGTTAACTTTCATTgcattatttgttattattattagatcttaaaatataattattttaaattttattttttattgagaaaaaaattttcTATCGAAATATGTATTGTTTGTTTCAATGAGTACAAtgttttaactaaaattattttttattaaaaaaatattatataattgtaaaagcaagctaataaaaatttcaaaatagtaACATGTgtgattaaaaactaaaaaaattataaatataataaaattatgtttaaaacatatttaaaaaataaaaaacaattttaattgaaagatttattatttgtattattatttcaatatcataattgagaacaaattattaaaattaaaaaaaatatataataacatttaaGAATATTATCAGAACTGAAAAGTAAGCGGAATTAGTAAATTTTTTCACgaggggcaaaaaaaaaataaaaaagatatagtaAAGGGCCAGGCCCATTAAAGAAAATACCACGACACCTCTGCTTGAACTTATAGCTTTAAAATTGACCAAGGAAATAAAACACACTAAGacatatatttgatttaaaacaacgaaacatatatattaaaatttttgttaaaccgactttcaattttttttagatttcaataTAATAACTAGCTACTCCATGGGTAGAATgaaaatttttcaatataaaaagaaatgtcaaagcaaaaaaaccaaaaactcgAGTTATTGgctcaattaataatttaaataatatgattaaaaaatacaacagtaAATGGACaagcaaaaaattaataataaagagttcaagaaacttaattcctaatcaatttaatttaaaaggaagaaatcgtgaaaaaaatcaatttgaaaatttgcCAAAATAAATGGTAATAAAAAGAACgaatatcaaatttgaaagaaaaaaaatcatagaatgatgaaattgaagaaacaaaacaacctaaaaaatgATCCCggacaaaataaatagcaataaagagaatataaactaaatttgaaatattaaaaaaataaaaagggggtgaaattgaattttttttgtaattttatagtttattcaaaataataataataataataataataataataaagaacatGGAGTAAACGTGAAGGGAAAATAGACTGCAAGAGCtcatctgatttttttaaagggcTAGCGCAAAATtcaagatgagaaaaaaaaataaacattgttgACAAGCCTGATGCATGTGAGGGGTGCGTGCCACCTCATTGCATTAGGGACGCCAAGACCTTTCAAATATCGTCTCGAAAAGCAGTATTTAGTGGTTTAACAGCCCCGTATGCGCCACCTAAACAACACGGGGGTTGTCCACATTCGAACAcgttaacaacttttttaaaaaattatattttataaatataatttacaacaATGCCCTTGAGTACCCTTGGAATTTACAATAAAACCagtgtaaaatgaaaaaaaaaacttacgagaactatgttgtttttgttttcaagacaTCAAAGTAATTATACtactttcaaaatttaaaatacaaaagacCTTACGAGAACCTGAAACATTGCTTacacttgattttctttctagtcaagattattttttattgtttgtttatcACTCCATGCTTGAGATTGTTTACTAAATTttgtatgttgatgacatggTCCTTATTGGCAGTAATCCTTTTATGATTCATACTTTTATTACTCGGCTTTCCAAATAATTTTCCATGAAAGATTTGGGtgatcttcattattttctttgtattgaGGTTCAAATTAATGAGAAGGGTCTGTTTCTTAGTCAGATGAAGTATGTTCTTGATCTCTTGTAGTGAGCTTCCATGACTGATGCCAAACCTATTTCTACACCCTTTATAGTTGGTCAACATCTATTAGCAGAAGGCAAGTTGTTCTCTAACCCTACTTTGTTTAGCTCATTAGCTAGTGCTCTTCAATACTTAATCATCACCAagtcaaaattatctttttttgttaattttatttgtcaatttCTGCATGCTCCAACTAAGGATCATTTTCGTGCTCTCATGTATTGTGCACTATGTTAAAGGCACCACTCATCATGGACTTCAACTTCATAAACAGTCCACCCATGATCTTATTGCCTATTTTGATGCGAACTGGATTGGTTGTCATGATATACGTCATTCTACTACCGGTTATGCTATCTTTTTTTGCgccaatttaatttcttggtcCTTTAAGAAACAAAGCATCATCTCTCATTCAAGTGCAGAAGCCCAGAAACCGAATATCGCTGGTGCAGAAGCCGAATTTCGCTCTTCTGATATTGCATGGCTTGTTCAACTACTTTGGGAACTTCATGTTACACTATCAGCTTCACCTAGAATTCTTTGTAACAATCAAAGTGCAATTTTTATGGCAATCAATCCGGTTACTCATCCTCAATTAAAACATATTGCAATTGACTTCCAAACATATTACAATTGACGACTATCCTTTCTGCATGAACTTGTTGCTAATGGCactttgaaaattgattttgttcctTCACAACTACAACTCGCTGATATGCTAACCAAAGCGTCACCAAGCCtaagttttttctctttcaaagcAAGCTCAATGTTATCTCTTCTGCCACGCTCACCTTGCAGAGGGGTGATAAGGGAGAATCGAATGATTCTCCATAATATGTGTTGcattccttttctgttattgCAATATCTACACATCTGCGTGTGTATAGCTATAGAATATTACTTGAATATTTGTATTCTAATCTTTCTTATTATATAGGATCACATAACTATCATTATAGAATACTCTAAAACGCGTGGGATATTCACTGTAGcagccagttttttttttttttttttttttttttgcttttgtttttttttacatgttttttttttacccaaaattgatttcttcttctttcttcttctttttttttaaaatttttttgtttcaaaaatatctttgttaatttttttaaatattgagctggttgaaaatttaactatgtaatttttaaaaaacaaaacattgtgaattgctataatattctcatacattgttttctttttttttatgatttctttattcgtttttttttcaaaatggcctttgtagattttattttttttatattaagttggtttagaatttaactttatagttttttttttaaatatggattgctatagtgttccccctacatagtttttgttttgctgcagtgtttccccatatattttttttaaaaattatctttatcgaatttattttttttaaattgagctggttgataatctagctttaactttccccatatgtttttttcttttttccaaaattgtcattttttaaatattttctttccttttgttttgtttttttca is a window encoding:
- the LOC7463832 gene encoding 40S ribosomal protein S8 — protein: MGISRDSMHKRRATGGKKKAWRKKRKYELGRQPASTKLSSNKTVRRIRVRGGNVKWRALRLDTGNYSWGSEAVTRKTRILDVVYNASNNELVRTQTLVKSAIVQVDAAPFKQWYLQHYGVDIGRKKKTAPAAKKEGEDGEAAVEEEKKSKHVQRKLEKRQQTRKLDPHIEEQFGSGRLLASISSRPGQCGRADGYILEGKELEFYMKKIQRKKGKGAGAA